The Streptomyces sp. NBC_01255 genome window below encodes:
- a CDS encoding VOC family protein, with protein MVGVTVSAEAVGAPCWLNLAARDLDAAERFYGAVLGWTFRRGALGDEYAVGERDGVPVAGIAAVAAEMAVPVAWTAFFAVDDADAAVARIRERGGTVGVGPVAFPPRGRAALATDQEGAQFAVWEGRLISRWRVDEQTAPAWLELHTRDAFDAAVFYGGVLGWADGSPSGVEVSYEEDQVVLRWHGEAVARLNSGPVESASPRPQLRPRWLVRFRVPDLETATAAVVKHGGSVVPGGEWGGVRAPDGADRHRTVVRDPDGALFTLDTGAN; from the coding sequence ATGGTGGGAGTGACGGTGAGCGCGGAGGCAGTGGGCGCGCCGTGCTGGCTGAATCTGGCCGCGCGCGATCTCGACGCGGCGGAGCGGTTCTACGGGGCCGTGCTCGGCTGGACGTTCCGCCGGGGCGCTCTCGGCGACGAGTACGCGGTGGGCGAGCGGGACGGGGTGCCGGTGGCCGGGATCGCGGCGGTGGCCGCCGAGATGGCGGTGCCGGTGGCCTGGACGGCGTTCTTCGCGGTGGACGACGCCGACGCGGCGGTGGCGCGGATCCGGGAGCGCGGGGGCACGGTCGGCGTGGGGCCGGTCGCCTTCCCACCCCGGGGGCGCGCGGCGCTCGCCACGGACCAGGAGGGCGCCCAGTTCGCGGTGTGGGAGGGGCGGCTGATCTCGCGGTGGCGCGTGGACGAGCAGACGGCACCGGCCTGGCTCGAACTGCACACGCGGGACGCGTTCGACGCCGCCGTGTTCTACGGCGGGGTGCTCGGCTGGGCGGACGGGAGCCCGTCCGGCGTCGAGGTCTCGTACGAGGAGGACCAGGTGGTGCTGCGGTGGCACGGCGAGGCCGTCGCCCGCCTGAACAGCGGCCCGGTCGAGTCCGCCTCGCCCCGGCCGCAGCTGCGTCCCCGCTGGCTCGTACGGTTCCGGGTGCCGGATCTGGAGACCGCGACGGCCGCGGTCGTGAAGCACGGCGGTTCGGTGGTGCCGGGCGGCGAGTGGGGCGGGGTGCGCGCCCCGGACGGCGCCGACCGGCATCGTACGGTCGTACGAGACCCGGACGGCGCGCTGTTCACGCTGGACACCGGGGCGAACTGA
- a CDS encoding MFS transporter, with the protein MDGSKPEARTGGVVGVLALAGIVAALMQTLVVPLIGDLPKLLDTAPSNASWVITATLLAAAVATPVAGRLGDTLGKRRVLLASVVPLIAGSVVCALASSVVPMIVGRGLQGLGMGVVPVGISLLRDVLPPEKLGGSIALMSASMGVGGALGLPFSAAVAENASWRVLFWVAAAFSLLVGLLIWRVVPAGPRNPAPGRFDVPGALGLGVGLVALLLAVSKGATWGWGSGTTLGLFGGSAVVLLAWGAWELRTRDPLVDLRVTARPVVLLTNAASVLVGFAMYAQSLVVPQLLQLPEATGYGLGQSMMAMGLWMAPAGLMMMALAPLGAKLSAARGPKVTLSLGALVISAGYASSLALMGSTWGLLVVTLICNTGVGLAYGAMPALIMGAVPQEETASANSFNTLMRSIGTSVSAAVIGVVLAQMTTTLGGHVLPSEGGFRAAMMIGAGVGLVAAVVAALIPAKAPATGADGPSGTGTDAGSGTDAGSEGAPRAALR; encoded by the coding sequence GTGGACGGCTCCAAGCCCGAAGCCCGCACCGGAGGCGTCGTCGGCGTCCTCGCCCTTGCGGGCATCGTGGCCGCACTCATGCAGACCCTGGTGGTGCCGCTCATCGGCGACCTGCCGAAACTTCTCGACACCGCCCCGTCCAACGCCTCCTGGGTGATCACCGCCACCCTGCTCGCCGCGGCCGTCGCCACCCCCGTCGCCGGACGCCTCGGCGACACCCTGGGCAAGCGCCGCGTCCTGCTCGCCTCGGTCGTTCCGCTGATCGCCGGATCCGTCGTCTGCGCGCTCGCCTCCTCCGTCGTCCCGATGATCGTCGGACGCGGCCTCCAGGGCCTCGGCATGGGCGTCGTGCCCGTCGGCATCAGCCTCCTCCGGGACGTCCTGCCGCCCGAGAAGCTCGGCGGCTCCATCGCCCTGATGAGCGCCTCCATGGGCGTCGGCGGCGCCCTCGGCCTGCCCTTCTCGGCCGCCGTCGCCGAGAACGCCAGCTGGCGCGTCCTCTTCTGGGTCGCCGCCGCCTTCAGCTTGCTCGTCGGCCTCCTGATCTGGCGCGTCGTGCCCGCGGGCCCCCGCAACCCCGCCCCCGGGCGCTTCGACGTGCCCGGCGCCCTCGGCCTCGGCGTCGGACTCGTCGCCCTGCTGCTCGCCGTCTCCAAGGGCGCGACCTGGGGCTGGGGCAGCGGCACCACCCTCGGCCTCTTCGGCGGCTCGGCCGTCGTCCTGCTCGCCTGGGGCGCGTGGGAGCTGCGGACCCGTGACCCGCTGGTCGACCTGCGCGTCACCGCCCGCCCCGTCGTCCTCCTGACCAACGCGGCCTCAGTGCTCGTCGGCTTCGCCATGTACGCGCAGTCGCTGGTCGTCCCGCAGCTGCTCCAGCTGCCCGAGGCCACCGGCTACGGCCTCGGCCAGTCGATGATGGCGATGGGCCTCTGGATGGCCCCGGCGGGACTGATGATGATGGCCCTGGCCCCGCTCGGCGCCAAGCTGTCGGCCGCCCGCGGCCCCAAGGTCACCCTCTCCCTCGGCGCCCTGGTCATCTCCGCCGGATACGCCTCCTCCCTCGCGCTGATGGGCTCCACCTGGGGCCTGCTCGTCGTGACGCTCATCTGCAACACGGGAGTGGGGCTCGCCTACGGGGCGATGCCGGCGCTCATCATGGGCGCGGTGCCGCAGGAGGAGACGGCGTCGGCCAACAGCTTCAACACCCTGATGCGGTCCATCGGCACCTCCGTGTCGGCGGCCGTCATCGGCGTCGTCCTCGCCCAGATGACCACCACGCTCGGCGGCCACGTCCTGCCCTCCGAGGGCGGCTTCCGCGCCGCCATGATGATCGGTGCCGGGGTCGGCCTGGTCGCCGCGGTCGTCGCCGCGCTGATCCCGGCGAAGGCCCCGGCGACGGGCGCGGACGGCCCGTCCGGTACCGGGACCGACGCCGGATCCGGGACCGACGCCGGATCCGAGGGCGCTCCGCGCGCCGCCCTGCGGTAG
- a CDS encoding MarR family winged helix-turn-helix transcriptional regulator, translated as MDKPVDKPTHLVEFETMLLGRHAHLYAPRSRAAGGHLDRSAYVLLSRIRMHGPMSIGQLTDAFGLDASTLNRQTAAMLRAGVVERIPDPDGGIARKFRITEEGEHRLDADRASNIEGLERVMEHWSPEDVARFAGFLERFNRDIERLEGRPWPRP; from the coding sequence ATGGACAAGCCCGTGGACAAGCCCACTCACCTGGTCGAGTTCGAGACCATGCTGCTCGGCCGGCACGCCCACCTGTACGCGCCCCGCTCCCGCGCCGCCGGCGGTCACCTCGACCGCAGCGCGTACGTCCTGCTGAGCCGCATCCGCATGCACGGGCCGATGTCCATCGGACAGCTCACCGACGCCTTCGGCCTCGACGCCTCCACCCTCAACCGGCAGACCGCCGCCATGCTCCGCGCCGGGGTCGTCGAGCGCATCCCCGACCCCGACGGCGGCATCGCCCGCAAGTTCCGCATCACGGAGGAGGGCGAGCACCGGCTCGACGCCGACCGGGCGTCGAACATCGAGGGCCTGGAGCGGGTCATGGAGCACTGGTCGCCGGAGGACGTGGCCCGTTTCGCCGGCTTCCTCGAACGCTTCAACCGGGACATCGAGCGCCTGGAGGGCCGCCCCTGGCCCCGCCCCTGA
- a CDS encoding carbohydrate binding domain-containing protein → MTRTRRRLPARPVAALAAAAGVLGLVVASPPGGTSPRTAPVAAAADNTATVFYWTKTKNWALHNLHYAPDGGSWTTVPGVAMEAACTDWVKKTVTLGTAAGLQATFNNGSGTWDNNGGRNYALGTGAITVKDGVVAHSDPCAGTEPTPTPTPSASAKATVYYSTEALGWSTVNVHYQPAGGAWTTAPGVGMQAACAGWWKREVDLGTAASLKAAFNNGNGTWDNNRGSDYTIGTGVSTVRNNVVTANASDPCAAAVPDTQAPTAPTRVTAAADGVSVLLTWDPAMDDRGVTRYQVTRSGGSGGTVVTDVGSTVFSDTGLAERTTYSYTVKAVDAAGNVSAASAAATATTGDKPQTPAAGKPLGTDPRKDPIYFVLTARFNDGDPSNNRGGSQHTKSGNAANDDPMFRGDFKGLVQKLDYVKGLGFSAIWVTPVVLNRSDYGYHGYHGYDFYKVDPRLESAGASYQDLIDAAHAKGMKIYQDVVYNHSSRWGAKGLFVPTVYGVRDSQWSWYYDEKQPGFEYDGLTVDAKSGKSYYNGDLWSTAEPTGNTCVNWGKLTGGKSAEGYIVYNCQWPSPTSGMFPKNLFHQCWIGNWEGEDSRSCWLHEDLADFNSESPAVQNYLIGAYNKYIDMGVDGFRVDTAVHIPRTTWNRRFLPAIQERVTQRHGAEAARNFFVFGEVAAFVNDKWNRGSVNHSAQFFTWKERKEYDADDAKAALEMYDYEQQQGTGSQPTSTNAFLDGNTYHAPDHSRFSGMNVIDMRMHMNFGDAYNAFSNGKDSDDSYNDATYNVVYVDSHDYGPNKSSERYTGGTDAWAENMSLMWTFRGIPTLYYGSEIEFQKGKKIDCGPSCPLATTGRAYFGDHVAGSVTASDFSQVSSASGAVATTLQQPLARHVQRLNQIRRAIPALQMGQYSTEGIQGGMAFKRRYTSGTTDSFALVTISGGATYTGIPNGTYTDAVTGDVKTVTNGTLSVGAPGKGNLRVYVLNGPGRIGAAGPYLK, encoded by the coding sequence ATGACACGCACCCGCAGACGGCTGCCGGCCCGCCCGGTCGCCGCACTGGCGGCCGCCGCCGGCGTTCTCGGCCTGGTGGTCGCCTCGCCCCCCGGCGGGACCTCCCCCCGCACCGCACCGGTCGCGGCCGCCGCCGACAACACGGCCACGGTCTTCTACTGGACGAAGACGAAGAACTGGGCCCTCCACAACCTCCATTACGCGCCCGACGGCGGGTCCTGGACCACGGTCCCCGGCGTCGCCATGGAGGCCGCCTGTACGGACTGGGTGAAGAAGACCGTGACCCTCGGCACGGCCGCGGGCCTCCAGGCCACGTTCAACAACGGCAGCGGCACCTGGGACAACAACGGCGGCAGGAACTACGCCCTCGGCACCGGCGCCATCACCGTCAAGGACGGGGTCGTCGCGCACTCCGACCCCTGCGCCGGAACCGAGCCGACCCCGACGCCCACTCCGTCAGCATCTGCCAAGGCCACGGTCTACTACTCGACCGAGGCGCTCGGCTGGTCCACCGTCAACGTCCACTACCAGCCCGCGGGCGGCGCCTGGACGACCGCCCCCGGCGTCGGCATGCAGGCGGCGTGCGCCGGGTGGTGGAAGCGGGAGGTCGACCTCGGGACAGCCGCCTCCCTCAAGGCCGCCTTCAACAACGGCAACGGCACCTGGGACAACAACCGCGGCTCGGACTACACGATCGGTACGGGCGTCAGCACCGTACGGAACAACGTGGTGACGGCGAACGCGTCCGACCCGTGCGCCGCCGCCGTGCCCGACACCCAGGCCCCGACGGCGCCCACCCGGGTCACCGCCGCCGCCGACGGCGTCTCCGTCCTGCTCACCTGGGATCCCGCCATGGACGACCGCGGGGTGACGAGGTACCAGGTGACCCGGTCCGGCGGCAGTGGCGGCACGGTGGTGACCGACGTCGGCTCCACCGTCTTCTCCGACACCGGACTCGCCGAACGGACCACGTACAGCTACACGGTGAAGGCCGTGGACGCCGCGGGGAACGTCTCCGCGGCCTCGGCCGCCGCGACCGCGACCACGGGCGACAAGCCGCAGACCCCCGCCGCCGGGAAGCCGCTCGGCACCGATCCGCGCAAGGACCCGATCTACTTCGTCCTCACCGCCCGCTTCAACGACGGCGACCCGTCGAACAACCGCGGCGGGAGCCAGCACACCAAGTCCGGCAACGCGGCCAACGACGACCCCATGTTCCGGGGCGACTTCAAGGGCCTCGTCCAGAAGCTGGACTACGTCAAGGGCCTCGGCTTCTCGGCGATATGGGTCACCCCGGTGGTCCTCAACCGCTCGGACTACGGCTACCACGGCTACCACGGCTACGACTTCTACAAGGTCGACCCGCGCCTGGAGTCCGCCGGAGCCTCCTACCAGGACCTGATCGACGCCGCCCACGCCAAGGGCATGAAGATCTACCAGGACGTCGTCTACAACCACTCGTCCCGCTGGGGCGCCAAGGGCCTGTTCGTACCCACCGTGTACGGCGTCCGGGACAGCCAGTGGAGCTGGTACTACGACGAGAAGCAGCCCGGCTTCGAGTACGACGGCCTGACGGTCGACGCCAAGTCCGGTAAGTCATACTACAACGGCGACCTGTGGTCGACGGCCGAGCCGACCGGCAACACCTGCGTCAACTGGGGCAAACTGACCGGCGGGAAGAGCGCGGAGGGCTACATCGTCTACAACTGCCAGTGGCCGAGCCCCACGTCCGGCATGTTCCCGAAGAACCTCTTCCACCAGTGCTGGATCGGCAACTGGGAGGGTGAGGACTCGCGTTCCTGCTGGCTGCACGAGGACCTCGCCGACTTCAACAGCGAATCCCCCGCCGTGCAGAACTACTTGATCGGCGCCTACAACAAGTACATCGACATGGGCGTCGACGGATTCCGCGTCGACACCGCCGTGCACATCCCCCGCACCACCTGGAACCGCCGCTTCCTGCCCGCGATCCAGGAGCGGGTGACGCAGCGTCACGGAGCGGAGGCCGCACGGAACTTCTTCGTCTTCGGCGAGGTCGCCGCCTTCGTCAACGACAAGTGGAACCGCGGCTCGGTGAACCACTCGGCGCAGTTCTTCACCTGGAAGGAGCGCAAGGAGTACGACGCCGACGACGCCAAGGCCGCCCTGGAGATGTACGACTACGAGCAGCAGCAGGGCACGGGAAGCCAGCCCACCTCCACCAACGCCTTCCTCGACGGGAACACCTACCACGCCCCCGACCACAGCCGCTTCTCCGGCATGAACGTCATCGACATGCGCATGCACATGAACTTCGGTGACGCGTACAACGCCTTCTCCAACGGCAAGGACTCGGACGACAGCTACAACGACGCCACCTACAACGTCGTCTACGTCGACAGCCACGACTACGGCCCCAACAAGTCCAGCGAGCGGTACACGGGCGGCACCGACGCCTGGGCCGAGAACATGTCGCTGATGTGGACCTTCCGCGGCATCCCGACGCTGTACTACGGCTCGGAGATCGAGTTCCAGAAGGGGAAGAAGATCGACTGCGGGCCGTCCTGCCCGCTCGCCACCACCGGCCGCGCGTACTTCGGCGACCACGTCGCCGGCTCCGTCACGGCCTCCGACTTCTCCCAGGTCTCGTCGGCCTCCGGGGCCGTGGCCACCACGCTCCAGCAGCCCCTGGCGCGGCACGTGCAGCGGCTCAACCAGATCCGCCGGGCGATCCCGGCCCTCCAGATGGGCCAGTACTCCACCGAGGGCATCCAGGGCGGCATGGCGTTCAAGCGCCGCTACACCAGCGGCACGACGGACAGCTTCGCCCTCGTCACGATCTCGGGCGGCGCCACCTACACGGGCATCCCGAACGGCACGTACACCGACGCCGTCACGGGCGACGTGAAGACCGTCACCAACGGAACGCTCTCGGTCGGCGCGCCCGGCAAGGGCAATCTCCGGGTGTACGTCCTGAACGGCCCCGGCAGGATCGGAGCCGCGGGCCCGTACCTGAAGTAG
- a CDS encoding TetR/AcrR family transcriptional regulator, translating into MPGDAAPGGAAPGGAAPGDPRAARTRAKLRQALLDECVERPLAEVTTAALVRRAGVGRATFYVHYADLEALAVDACADVVRDAVDALHAWRGVPDPAVPPPALTAFFEGLAPHAPLYRALLSPGGGGPLGRVLHHDLRARSLAERTLVGAPEPELIASAVAATFAGVLADWLHGLVEGTPTGVAGRVWLLLVTLHRTPLGAGRE; encoded by the coding sequence ATGCCGGGAGACGCGGCGCCGGGGGGTGCGGCGCCGGGGGGCGCGGCGCCGGGGGACCCCCGGGCCGCCCGTACGCGGGCCAAGCTGCGACAAGCACTCCTCGACGAGTGCGTGGAACGTCCACTGGCGGAGGTCACCACCGCCGCGCTGGTCCGCAGGGCCGGGGTCGGCCGTGCCACCTTCTACGTCCACTACGCCGACCTGGAGGCGCTGGCCGTCGATGCCTGCGCCGACGTCGTCCGGGACGCGGTGGACGCCCTGCACGCCTGGCGCGGCGTCCCCGACCCGGCGGTCCCGCCGCCCGCGCTGACCGCCTTCTTCGAGGGCCTCGCCCCGCACGCCCCCCTCTACCGAGCCCTGTTGAGCCCGGGCGGTGGCGGCCCGCTCGGGCGCGTGCTCCATCACGACCTGCGGGCCCGCAGCCTCGCCGAGCGCACCCTGGTCGGTGCTCCCGAGCCGGAACTGATCGCCTCGGCCGTGGCCGCGACCTTCGCGGGAGTCCTCGCCGACTGGCTGCACGGCCTTGTCGAGGGCACCCCCACCGGTGTCGCCGGGCGGGTCTGGCTCCTCCTCGTCACCCTGCACCGCACGCCCCTGGGTGCGGGGCGGGAGTGA
- a CDS encoding DUF1304 domain-containing protein: protein METTANVLVGLVAALHAYILVLEMFLWERKPGRALSGFDADMARATAPLAANQGLYNGFLAAGLVWGLVADDPTGFRVTVFFLAFVVAAGLYGGATANRRIFVAQALPGALALAAVLLSR, encoded by the coding sequence ATGGAGACGACGGCGAACGTGCTGGTGGGCCTGGTGGCTGCCCTGCACGCGTACATCCTGGTTCTGGAGATGTTCCTGTGGGAGCGGAAGCCGGGCCGCGCGCTGTCGGGCTTCGACGCCGACATGGCCCGCGCCACCGCGCCGCTCGCCGCCAACCAGGGCCTCTACAACGGCTTCCTGGCCGCCGGCCTCGTCTGGGGACTCGTCGCCGACGATCCGACGGGGTTCAGGGTCACGGTGTTCTTCCTGGCCTTCGTGGTCGCCGCGGGCCTGTACGGCGGTGCCACCGCGAACCGCCGCATCTTCGTCGCCCAGGCGCTGCCCGGCGCGCTGGCCCTCGCCGCCGTGCTGCTGAGCCGGTGA
- a CDS encoding S8 family serine peptidase — translation MAVATLGTTVALAAPAGFAQAAPSDTAPVAARSAGATQATTAQTAPSTAAAPAAWAAGTRAYLVITAPGGTSAVSGAVTSNGGSVFATYDAIGVIVAHSTSASFASSMRTVGGVQQVGATRTSDVPADAYSPALPANPSQSTTTLTESNRWDMTQIKADQAWAVTTGSASVKVGVLDTGVDDQHQDIAPNFNAADSASCAYGKADTRAGAWRDVGTHGTHVAGTIAAAKNSKGVIGVAPGVKISSVRIAEPTSSLFFAENTICGFMWAGDHGFKVTNNSYYTDPWAFNCPDNVDQAAIIEGVRRAQAYAEGKGSLQVAAAGNSNYDLANKTTDSESPNDSTPVTRTITNACIDIPTELPGVVTVAAQGNGGAKASYSNFGNSVIDIAAPGGDGASGVYSTLPGGKYGNMNGTSMASPHVAGVAALIASVNPTFTPAQIRDQLGVQATDRACPSDTRCTGTTTKNGFFGEGAVDALKAVGGTTLPPGAYFENLNDFTITDNGTVESPITVSGQTGNAPATLKLGVDIKHTYIGDLKVDLVAPDGTVYTVHNRTGSGTDNIVQTFTVNASAEVANGVWKLRVNDNASQDTGKIDAWNLTF, via the coding sequence ATCGCCGTCGCGACCCTCGGTACGACCGTGGCGCTCGCCGCTCCCGCCGGATTCGCCCAGGCAGCACCGTCGGACACCGCGCCCGTCGCGGCCCGTTCGGCGGGGGCGACACAGGCCACCACGGCGCAGACCGCCCCCTCGACCGCCGCCGCACCGGCGGCCTGGGCCGCGGGCACCCGCGCCTACCTCGTGATCACCGCGCCGGGCGGCACCTCCGCCGTCAGCGGCGCCGTGACGAGCAACGGCGGTTCGGTCTTCGCCACGTACGACGCGATCGGCGTGATCGTGGCGCACTCGACATCCGCGTCGTTCGCCTCGTCGATGCGCACGGTCGGCGGCGTCCAGCAGGTCGGGGCGACCCGTACGTCCGACGTCCCGGCCGACGCCTACAGCCCGGCCCTCCCGGCCAACCCGTCGCAGTCCACGACGACGCTGACGGAGTCCAACCGCTGGGACATGACGCAGATCAAGGCCGACCAGGCCTGGGCCGTCACCACCGGTTCGGCGTCGGTGAAGGTCGGCGTCCTCGACACCGGCGTTGACGACCAGCACCAGGACATCGCGCCCAACTTCAACGCCGCCGACTCGGCGTCCTGCGCCTACGGCAAGGCGGACACCCGCGCCGGCGCCTGGCGTGACGTCGGCACCCACGGCACGCACGTCGCGGGCACGATCGCGGCGGCGAAGAACAGCAAGGGCGTCATCGGCGTCGCGCCGGGCGTGAAGATCTCCTCGGTCCGCATCGCGGAGCCGACGAGCAGCCTGTTCTTCGCGGAGAACACGATCTGCGGCTTCATGTGGGCCGGTGACCACGGCTTCAAGGTCACCAACAACAGCTACTACACGGACCCGTGGGCGTTCAACTGCCCGGACAACGTGGACCAGGCCGCCATCATCGAGGGCGTCCGCCGCGCCCAGGCGTACGCCGAGGGCAAGGGCTCGCTCCAGGTGGCCGCCGCCGGCAACTCCAACTACGACCTGGCGAACAAGACGACCGACTCCGAGTCCCCCAACGACTCGACGCCGGTCACCCGCACCATCACCAATGCCTGCATCGACATCCCGACGGAGCTCCCGGGCGTCGTGACCGTCGCCGCGCAGGGCAACGGCGGCGCCAAGGCCTCGTACTCGAACTTCGGCAACAGCGTCATCGACATCGCGGCCCCCGGCGGCGACGGCGCCTCCGGTGTCTACTCGACGCTCCCGGGCGGCAAGTACGGCAACATGAACGGCACGTCGATGGCCTCCCCGCACGTGGCGGGCGTCGCCGCGCTCATCGCGAGCGTGAACCCGACGTTCACCCCGGCGCAGATCCGGGACCAGCTCGGCGTCCAGGCCACGGACCGCGCGTGCCCCTCGGACACCCGCTGCACCGGCACCACCACCAAGAACGGCTTCTTCGGCGAAGGCGCGGTCGACGCCCTGAAGGCCGTCGGGGGCACCACCCTGCCGCCCGGCGCGTACTTCGAGAACCTGAACGACTTCACCATCACCGACAACGGGACGGTGGAGAGCCCCATCACGGTCAGCGGGCAGACGGGCAACGCCCCGGCGACCCTCAAGCTCGGCGTGGACATCAAGCACACGTACATCGGTGACCTGAAGGTCGACCTGGTGGCCCCGGACGGCACCGTCTACACGGTGCACAACAGGACCGGCAGCGGTACGGACAACATCGTCCAGACGTTCACCGTCAACGCCTCGGCGGAGGTCGCCAACGGTGTCTGGAAGCTTCGCGTGAACGACAACGCGAGCCAGGACACGGGCAAGATCGACGCCTGGAACCTGACCTTCTGA
- a CDS encoding AurF N-oxygenase family protein — protein MASSTVRPEPEDQYDNSTAERLLRSAAKLSYDPAVDVDWDTPLDKDFHGQSPEWNSLYGTAYWNEMTEEQRKELTRQETASVASTGIWFEMILQQMVLRDIYRMDHTDPRFQWALTEIADECRHSIMFARGSEKLGAPAYRPKRAVLELGRFMKTVGFGEAAYAGILVAEEVLDVMQRDWMRDERVVPFVRTISNIHVVEESRHMKFARDETRRNLARASRARRRFQALVVAIAAYYIITSLVNPEVYVRAGLDPERARREAAANEHYKAQLRASCSGLMEFLADVGMLTRPAMFFYRRAHLV, from the coding sequence ATGGCAAGCAGCACCGTCCGCCCGGAGCCCGAGGATCAGTACGACAACTCCACGGCCGAGCGACTGCTCCGGTCCGCTGCGAAGCTGTCGTACGACCCCGCCGTCGACGTCGACTGGGACACCCCGCTCGACAAGGACTTCCACGGCCAGAGCCCCGAGTGGAACTCCCTCTACGGCACCGCGTACTGGAACGAGATGACCGAGGAGCAGCGCAAGGAGCTGACCCGGCAGGAGACCGCCTCGGTGGCGAGCACCGGCATCTGGTTCGAGATGATCCTCCAGCAGATGGTGCTCCGCGACATCTACCGCATGGATCACACCGATCCGCGGTTCCAGTGGGCCCTCACGGAGATCGCCGACGAGTGCCGGCACTCGATCATGTTCGCCCGGGGCTCCGAGAAGCTCGGCGCGCCCGCGTACCGGCCCAAGCGGGCCGTGCTGGAACTCGGCCGCTTCATGAAGACCGTCGGCTTCGGCGAAGCCGCGTACGCCGGCATCCTCGTCGCCGAGGAGGTCCTCGACGTCATGCAGCGCGACTGGATGCGCGACGAGCGGGTCGTCCCCTTCGTGCGCACCATCAGCAACATCCATGTCGTCGAGGAATCCCGGCACATGAAGTTCGCCCGGGACGAGACGCGCCGCAACCTCGCCCGCGCGAGTAGGGCGCGCCGCCGCTTCCAGGCCCTCGTGGTCGCCATCGCCGCGTACTACATCATCACCAGCCTGGTGAACCCGGAGGTGTACGTGCGGGCCGGACTCGACCCCGAGCGGGCCCGCCGCGAGGCGGCCGCCAACGAGCACTACAAGGCACAGCTGCGCGCCAGTTGCTCCGGACTGATGGAGTTCCTGGCCGACGTCGGGATGCTGACCCGGCCCGCCATGTTCTTCTACCGGCGCGCCCACCTCGTCTGA